A DNA window from Haliovirga abyssi contains the following coding sequences:
- the proB gene encoding glutamate 5-kinase, with translation MNYKRVVIKIGSSNLVRDGKVDDEKIKNLIKIISKFKKKDNIEFIIVSSGAVAVGKEKVGISSLKLNIRQKQAMAAIGQPYLMRKYKENLENNNILGAQVLLTSDDLHNRTRLINARDTLLEILHYNAVPIINENDTVSTEEIKIGDNDNLSARVAAIVDAELLIILSDIDGLYNKNPKNHNDAVLIKEVFDITKDMKKNAGGAGSKVGTGGMITKLEAAEVCMKFNVEMVIINGNSLDNIVDILNGKQIGTKFSPNKKKISKKKLWIGYGARKKGEIYIDKGAYEALNKGKSLLSGGIVGLSGKFKIGDSIKIFHNKEEIARGLTNYSSDELLKIKGKKSYEIDKILGYKYQDEIVHRNNMILI, from the coding sequence ATGAATTATAAGAGGGTAGTTATAAAGATAGGAAGTAGCAACCTTGTTAGAGATGGAAAAGTAGATGATGAAAAAATTAAAAATTTGATTAAAATAATATCTAAATTTAAGAAAAAAGATAATATTGAATTTATAATTGTTAGTTCAGGTGCAGTTGCAGTAGGAAAAGAAAAAGTTGGAATATCAAGTTTAAAATTGAATATAAGGCAAAAACAAGCTATGGCAGCCATTGGGCAGCCATATTTAATGAGAAAATATAAAGAAAATCTTGAAAATAACAACATATTGGGAGCGCAGGTTTTATTAACAAGCGATGATTTACATAACAGGACTAGACTAATTAATGCAAGGGATACTTTATTAGAAATTTTGCATTATAATGCAGTACCAATTATAAATGAAAATGATACTGTTTCTACTGAAGAGATAAAAATTGGAGATAATGATAATTTATCTGCAAGGGTAGCAGCAATTGTTGATGCAGAGTTATTAATTATTTTATCTGATATAGATGGATTATATAATAAAAATCCTAAAAATCATAATGATGCTGTATTAATAAAAGAAGTGTTTGATATCACAAAAGATATGAAAAAAAATGCAGGTGGAGCAGGGAGTAAAGTTGGAACAGGTGGAATGATAACAAAACTTGAGGCTGCAGAAGTTTGTATGAAATTTAATGTAGAAATGGTAATTATTAATGGAAATTCATTAGATAATATAGTAGATATTTTAAATGGAAAACAAATAGGAACAAAATTTTCACCAAATAAGAAAAAAATATCCAAGAAAAAATTATGGATAGGGTATGGAGCAAGAAAAAAAGGAGAAATTTATATAGATAAGGGAGCATATGAAGCATTAAATAAAGGGAAAAGTCTTTTATCAGGTGGAATAGTTGGGTTAAGTGGAAAGTTTAAAATAGGAGATAGTATTAAGATCTTTCATAATAAAGAGGAAATTGCAAGAGGATTAACCAATTATTCGAGTGATGAACTATTGAAAATAAAAGGTAAAAAAAGTTATGAAATAGATAAAATATTAGGATATAAATATCAAGATGAGATAGTTCATAGAAATAATATGATTTTAATTTGA
- a CDS encoding EamA family transporter yields MNWIYLVIGGSFFNALWTSLTKKKSVDLSPIQFTIIFRSLCVLFLFPIFIIKFNMSYITVNFLFFAIIYSIIEGVRTLFIVKGAEEDYYSTYAFVNTSPIFTLIFTPFLLIEKINLILVFGTVMIIVGGILFYKIGKFSKWGIIVAILSGIGSVIAKVGVDNSNGIFFSVISFIFLSLLFSTYEIITKSEITLISKIKSSRTVLLPAFFSSIATGLYFISLEYGAVTKISPLMRMNLIFGFVFSIIILKEIQNWKTKFLGGLFILAGGVLVYVS; encoded by the coding sequence TTGAATTGGATATATTTAGTTATTGGCGGATCATTTTTTAATGCATTATGGACATCTTTAACAAAAAAGAAAAGTGTAGATTTATCGCCAATTCAATTTACTATCATATTTAGAAGCTTATGTGTGCTGTTTCTATTTCCTATTTTTATAATAAAATTTAATATGAGCTATATCACAGTAAATTTTTTGTTTTTTGCTATAATATATAGTATAATAGAAGGAGTTAGAACTTTATTTATAGTAAAGGGTGCAGAAGAAGATTATTATTCTACATATGCTTTTGTTAATACGTCACCAATATTTACATTAATTTTTACTCCGTTTTTATTAATAGAAAAGATAAATTTGATATTAGTGTTTGGGACAGTAATGATAATCGTAGGTGGAATACTGTTTTATAAAATTGGGAAATTTTCTAAATGGGGAATTATTGTTGCAATTTTAAGTGGAATAGGGAGTGTAATAGCAAAAGTGGGAGTAGATAACTCTAATGGAATATTTTTTTCTGTGATTTCATTTATATTTTTGTCATTATTGTTCTCTACTTATGAAATTATAACAAAATCAGAAATAACTTTGATAAGCAAGATTAAAAGTAGTAGAACAGTTTTATTACCGGCTTTTTTCTCAAGTATAGCAACAGGTTTATATTTTATATCTTTAGAATATGGAGCAGTTACAAAAATATCTCCATTAATGAGAATGAATTTAATTTTTGGATTTGTATTTAGTATTATTATATTAAAAGAGATACAAAATTGGAAAACGAAATTTTTAGGTGGATTATTTATATTGGCAGGAGGAGTTTTAGTATATGTTTCATAA
- a CDS encoding pseudouridine synthase produces MNKIRLNKYLKDLGISSRRKADEFIEKGYIKLNGKVVKELGTKIDIEKDVIEISDKLKKEKENYVYLVLNKPKGYVTSKNKKEGKTVLELLPNIKNLTYAGRLDKESEGLLIFSNDGEFVFKITYPDFEKEKEYLVTVDKKINEKLLDKMRKGMVIDNKQTKPTKIKKVNEYSYKIILTEGINRQIRKMAKKVGLNVKKLIRIRIKNIYIDSVEYGKWRYLKKDEIKEMLENIKK; encoded by the coding sequence ATGAATAAAATAAGGCTTAATAAATATTTAAAAGATTTAGGAATAAGTTCTAGAAGAAAAGCAGATGAATTTATAGAAAAAGGTTACATAAAATTAAATGGAAAAGTTGTAAAAGAATTAGGTACAAAAATAGATATAGAAAAAGATGTTATAGAAATTTCAGATAAGCTGAAAAAGGAAAAAGAAAATTATGTGTATTTAGTTTTAAATAAGCCAAAAGGATATGTTACAAGCAAAAATAAAAAAGAGGGAAAAACAGTTTTAGAACTGCTGCCTAATATTAAAAACTTAACTTATGCAGGAAGATTGGATAAAGAAAGTGAAGGACTGTTAATTTTTTCAAATGATGGAGAGTTTGTATTTAAAATAACATATCCAGATTTTGAGAAAGAAAAAGAATATTTGGTAACTGTAGATAAAAAAATCAATGAAAAGTTATTAGATAAAATGAGAAAAGGGATGGTGATTGATAATAAACAAACTAAGCCAACAAAAATAAAAAAAGTTAACGAATATTCGTATAAAATTATATTAACAGAAGGGATAAATAGACAAATTAGGAAAATGGCAAAAAAAGTTGGGTTAAATGTAAAAAAGCTAATTAGAATCAGAATAAAAAATATTTATATAGATAGTGTAGAATATGGGAAATGGAGATATCTGAAAAAGGATGAAATAAAAGAGATGTTAGAAAATATTAAAAAATAA
- a CDS encoding exopolysaccharide biosynthesis polyprenyl glycosylphosphotransferase — MGYIKKKIISFSFIVLNILFYIICSMILNIKFNFNFTIFSIILFTIFFLGNIYDFQDNKYKTKMFFTSSVINLSLSLLIISYGLKNIAILVLFEYIFQNIIKFIILNFMIKTENILVLGEKNINYEIIKELAIKNGRYITKGMVEIKNNKLKNLEEKIKKDDIDILILNLQKPIAEDILGELLKIKMSGIKLYDFLNFYEAIEEKVPVKAINEEWFLFGEGFDIIHNGFNQRLKRVLDIIMSLIIFIPAFPIMIIAAIIVKIESKGPIFFVQERIGMGNKPFKIIKFRSMKADAEKEGPQWAKKKDDRVTKFGKIMRKTRIDELPQLINVMNGEMTFIGPRPERQHFIDVLENTIPFYNIRHSVKPGLTGWAQVNYSYGASIEDAFEKLQYDLYYIKHQSLVLDISIFFKTVKTVIFGRGQ, encoded by the coding sequence ATGGGATATATCAAAAAGAAAATAATAAGTTTTTCATTTATAGTTTTAAATATACTGTTTTATATAATTTGTTCAATGATATTAAATATAAAATTTAATTTTAATTTCACAATTTTTAGTATAATATTATTTACCATATTTTTTTTGGGAAATATATATGATTTTCAAGATAATAAATATAAAACAAAAATGTTTTTCACTTCAAGTGTTATAAATTTAAGTTTAAGTTTATTAATAATAAGTTATGGATTAAAAAATATTGCTATTCTAGTATTATTTGAATATATATTTCAAAATATCATAAAATTTATAATTTTGAATTTTATGATAAAGACAGAAAATATTTTAGTATTAGGAGAAAAAAATATAAATTATGAGATAATTAAAGAGTTGGCTATAAAAAATGGAAGATATATTACAAAAGGGATGGTGGAGATTAAAAATAATAAATTAAAAAATTTAGAAGAGAAAATAAAAAAAGATGATATAGATATATTAATACTAAACTTACAAAAACCAATTGCAGAAGATATATTAGGGGAATTATTAAAAATAAAAATGAGTGGTATTAAATTATATGATTTTTTAAATTTTTATGAAGCTATTGAAGAAAAAGTACCTGTAAAAGCAATAAATGAAGAATGGTTTTTATTTGGAGAAGGATTTGATATAATTCATAATGGTTTTAATCAAAGATTAAAAAGAGTACTAGATATAATTATGTCTTTAATTATATTTATACCCGCATTCCCAATAATGATTATTGCAGCAATAATTGTAAAAATTGAATCTAAGGGACCAATATTTTTTGTACAAGAAAGAATAGGTATGGGGAATAAACCGTTTAAAATTATTAAATTTAGATCTATGAAAGCAGATGCAGAAAAAGAAGGGCCACAATGGGCAAAAAAAAAGGATGATAGAGTTACAAAATTTGGAAAAATAATGAGAAAAACTAGAATTGATGAGTTACCTCAACTTATAAATGTTATGAATGGAGAAATGACATTTATAGGTCCAAGACCAGAAAGGCAACATTTTATTGATGTGTTAGAAAATACAATACCATTTTATAATATAAGGCATTCAGTGAAACCAGGTCTTACAGGTTGGGCACAAGTTAATTATTCTTATGGGGCTTCAATAGAAGATGCTTTTGAAAAATTACAATATGATTTATATTACATAAAACATCAATCGCTAGTATTAGATATAAGTATTTTCTTTAAGACAGTGAAAACAGTTATATTTGGAAGAGGTCAATAA
- a CDS encoding NfeD family protein, with translation MYILLALGILCFVLEILTPGIFLFFSIGVSFIVTSLFSLFIKDIFILSFILALLSLGMFILLKKSKFLNKKTDYKANVDNYSGKSGVVTKKMENNRYLIKVFGEEWIGISEKQLEKGDSVVIDKIDGTKLILK, from the coding sequence TTGTATATTTTATTAGCATTGGGAATTTTATGCTTTGTTTTAGAAATACTTACTCCAGGAATATTTTTATTTTTTAGTATAGGCGTTTCATTTATTGTGACATCTTTGTTTTCACTATTTATAAAAGATATTTTTATATTAAGTTTTATATTAGCTTTGTTATCTTTAGGTATGTTTATATTGTTAAAAAAATCAAAATTTTTAAATAAAAAAACAGATTATAAAGCAAATGTAGATAACTATTCTGGAAAATCTGGTGTAGTTACAAAAAAGATGGAGAATAATAGATATTTGATTAAAGTTTTTGGAGAAGAGTGGATAGGAATAAGTGAAAAGCAGTTGGAAAAAGGAGATAGCGTAGTAATAGATAAAATTGATGGGACAAAATTAATTTTAAAATAA
- a CDS encoding ATP-binding protein, which translates to MKLYSKILLMLIILFIIPGFLIGLIYFNKTNNQYNNILVKEVINQSDEINFSIVKEYEFYKEKFQREMENMSISTVKNECDSIEKILGKGSDLKDEIIVLKDRIVFLYYINGYKLEKYITEFDYRKIFLRNSYEKYVVYSNNDLENIMLSDFYDKVSRKIYKDIGEKKYLEKVKRDNKKVIRNNILINNKNYSSVYFPLKYFGKTWGIGILYLEKKSFENFLDFFRKNAMLLAFIIIILGIIFTAFIYLIIAVPIKKIEGFTQKIIKGDINTEVKIKSNDELGSLANNINNMVKKLRDRIEAQKIIQRMISNEEIRKEYIDSIEKKNKKLKYLLEELKNTQAMLIEKGKMSTIAHISGEIAHELNSPLSTILTNAEMLKMDTDDKEILEKMEDIEIAVKTSKMIVDKFLKECKVESENYRVIKINNVFTEVLRMKSKINKDIEFGLRYIGRSTPNVYGEYGEIRSIIENLLENSIESIYKAKQTKEKIGKIKIFIIEKNEYIKIIVKDNGKGMTPEEYKEIFDLFYNIEKNESRMRLIVVKNILKHYSGEIKVKSKYDYGTMVKIKILKMKEEI; encoded by the coding sequence ATGAAATTGTATTCTAAAATATTATTAATGCTAATAATTCTTTTTATAATTCCTGGTTTTTTGATTGGATTAATATATTTTAATAAAACAAATAATCAATATAATAATATTTTAGTAAAAGAAGTTATAAATCAAAGTGATGAAATTAATTTTTCTATAGTAAAAGAGTATGAATTTTATAAAGAAAAATTTCAAAGAGAAATGGAGAATATGAGTATTTCCACAGTTAAAAATGAATGTGATAGTATAGAAAAAATTTTAGGTAAAGGCTCTGATTTAAAAGATGAAATTATAGTTTTGAAAGACAGAATTGTTTTTTTGTATTATATAAATGGCTATAAATTAGAAAAATATATTACAGAATTTGATTATAGAAAAATATTTTTGAGAAATTCATATGAAAAATATGTAGTATATTCAAATAATGATCTGGAAAATATTATGTTGTCAGATTTTTATGATAAGGTAAGTAGGAAAATTTATAAAGATATAGGAGAAAAAAAATATTTAGAAAAAGTAAAAAGAGATAATAAAAAAGTAATTAGAAATAATATATTAATCAATAATAAAAATTATTCGAGTGTATATTTTCCATTAAAATATTTTGGAAAAACATGGGGGATTGGAATATTATATTTAGAGAAAAAAAGTTTTGAAAATTTTTTAGATTTTTTTAGAAAAAATGCGATGTTATTGGCTTTTATTATTATAATTTTAGGTATAATATTTACTGCATTTATATATTTAATTATAGCGGTACCAATAAAAAAAATAGAAGGCTTTACACAGAAAATAATAAAAGGTGATATAAATACAGAAGTAAAAATCAAATCAAATGATGAGTTGGGAAGTTTAGCAAATAATATAAATAATATGGTTAAAAAACTAAGAGATAGAATAGAAGCTCAAAAAATAATTCAGAGAATGATTTCTAATGAGGAAATTAGGAAAGAATATATTGATTCTATTGAGAAAAAAAATAAAAAATTAAAATATCTTTTAGAAGAATTAAAGAATACACAAGCTATGTTAATTGAAAAGGGTAAAATGTCTACGATAGCTCATATTTCAGGAGAAATAGCGCATGAACTAAATTCACCATTAAGCACAATATTAACTAATGCAGAAATGTTAAAGATGGATACGGACGATAAAGAGATATTAGAAAAGATGGAAGATATTGAGATAGCGGTAAAAACCTCTAAAATGATAGTTGATAAGTTTCTGAAAGAATGCAAAGTTGAGAGCGAAAATTATAGAGTTATAAAAATAAACAATGTTTTTACAGAAGTTTTAAGAATGAAAAGCAAAATTAACAAAGATATTGAATTTGGATTGAGATATATTGGGAGGAGTACGCCAAATGTATATGGAGAATATGGAGAAATTAGAAGCATAATTGAAAATTTATTAGAAAATAGTATAGAATCAATTTACAAAGCAAAACAAACAAAAGAAAAAATTGGAAAAATTAAAATTTTTATAATTGAAAAAAATGAGTATATCAAAATTATTGTAAAAGATAATGGGAAAGGGATGACACCAGAAGAGTATAAAGAAATTTTTGATCTGTTTTACAATATTGAAAAAAATGAAAGTAGAATGAGATTAATAGTTGTTAAAAATATTTTGAAACATTATAGTGGAGAAATAAAAGTAAAAAGTAAATATGATTATGGAACAATGGTAAAAATAAAAATTTTAAAAATGAAGGAGGAGATTTAA
- a CDS encoding SPFH domain-containing protein: MFEVFSIAFLIFVVIFILRGIIVVRQAEVIVIERLGSYNRTLSNGLNFIIPIFETPRTVVWKYVKASLDNQSVYQTKNVTRIDLRETVYDFPKQNVITKDNVTIEINALLYFQITDPKKIAYEINNLPDAIEKLTQTTLRNVIGELDLDETLVSRDTINSKLRLILDEATDKWGVKVNRVELQDIIPPKEIRTAMEKQMKAERDKRASILTAEGAKKAKILNAEGERDSQIARAEGIKRSNILKAEGEAEARLKVASAEAKTINMITDSIDIEKTDSVNYLVALKYIEALKNISEGSNDKVVFMPYETSGLLSSLGSIKELFDNSKK, translated from the coding sequence ATGTTTGAAGTTTTTAGTATTGCTTTTTTGATTTTTGTAGTAATATTTATATTAAGAGGTATAATTGTTGTAAGGCAAGCAGAAGTAATTGTTATTGAGAGGTTGGGGAGTTATAATAGGACTTTATCAAATGGACTAAATTTTATAATTCCAATATTTGAAACACCAAGAACAGTTGTATGGAAATATGTAAAAGCTAGTTTGGACAATCAAAGTGTATATCAAACAAAAAATGTAACAAGAATTGATTTGAGAGAAACAGTATATGATTTTCCAAAACAAAATGTAATCACAAAAGATAATGTTACAATAGAAATTAATGCATTATTGTATTTTCAGATAACGGATCCTAAAAAAATTGCATATGAGATAAATAATTTGCCAGATGCAATAGAAAAATTAACTCAAACAACTCTTAGAAATGTAATAGGAGAGCTTGATTTAGATGAGACATTAGTATCAAGAGATACAATAAATAGTAAATTAAGATTAATATTAGATGAAGCAACAGATAAATGGGGAGTAAAAGTAAATAGAGTAGAACTTCAAGATATAATACCTCCTAAAGAGATTAGAACAGCAATGGAAAAACAGATGAAAGCAGAAAGAGATAAAAGAGCTTCAATATTAACAGCAGAAGGAGCTAAAAAGGCAAAAATATTGAATGCTGAGGGCGAAAGAGATTCTCAAATTGCAAGAGCTGAAGGGATAAAACGTTCAAATATACTAAAAGCAGAAGGAGAAGCAGAGGCGAGATTAAAAGTAGCATCAGCAGAAGCAAAAACAATAAATATGATAACAGATTCAATTGATATAGAGAAAACAGATTCTGTAAATTACCTTGTAGCATTAAAATATATAGAAGCATTAAAGAATATAAGTGAAGGTTCAAATGATAAAGTTGTATTTATGCCATATGAAACATCAGGTTTATTAAGCTCATTAGGAAGTATAAAAGAACTTTTCGATAACAGTAAAAAATAG
- a CDS encoding DEAD/DEAH box helicase, producing the protein MLIKELLEAITEDYNLEKGAELYKKNKIIYYEAKKELSNVYSVEARINDYGEIKNVSLFLNFEKEYLSNFNCSCYSHFICSHIVATVLKFSDETKEIKNKKIKNKFLKYRYNIKGNKVEVDYEIEIKNWIKGYGELKSNIEKYLENMSYNERAILYEIKKNRNYKITYKIAEILKKLNIELKLELEKYLIYKEEDKIEIKKIYDKVRNKNIVKVEDKDIIKFKGKEITPKIIFEDLMKIYIKGNVKFSEELKKYVLYEEEVKYILNFKMHKKRVLLYPEIIIDNKKYKNEEILKIDATYHRISEYEYRRINIDEYKEYIGFLKNKNLKFTGKLFICENRFFKENYNKINKNWVVNGINKIKLEKEVKLNFNDKNTSLKIKYKIKNRDLENEELLNIKKYNFDVQNDKIYYVQPNGENIENYEFSGTKEELLCNVEKLKDKFKLDTGKIFFKDIKLNNRLKSLLRDYQKDGVKWLKFLDEFKFSGILADDMGLGKTIQSIAMIDELSNNEMILIVAPKSLIYNWKEEIEKFLPSINDKVVIYDGGIGKRKKIFEEIKKSSVILTSYSILRKDFEKFEEFEFRYMILDEAQHIKNRNTVIYKAISKIKSHTKLALTGTPIENSIKELWTIFEFLMPGYLGRYEQYNTKEGMEYLKYKLAPFILRREKVDVLKELPEKIEQIVKVEFSDKQRDYYEHILENMRNKVYDSIEEKGFSKSYFTILSAITYLREICNHPKLIEGGKDIPSGKFELLKELIDEAIEGNHKILIFSQFVKMLEIVKSHLEHKKIKFEILTGQTKERGETVKRFNTDETIKIFLISLKAGGVGLNLTSADTVIHIDPWWNPMTENQATDRVYRIGQTRNVNVYKLIVKKSIEEKILKIQNRKKELFDTIISGNKEATGRLTIEDLKDILE; encoded by the coding sequence ATGCTAATAAAAGAATTACTTGAAGCAATTACAGAAGATTATAATTTAGAAAAAGGAGCAGAATTATATAAAAAAAATAAAATAATATATTATGAAGCTAAAAAAGAGCTTTCAAATGTTTATTCAGTTGAAGCAAGAATAAATGATTATGGAGAAATAAAAAATGTTTCTCTATTTTTAAATTTTGAAAAAGAGTATTTATCTAATTTTAATTGTAGTTGTTATTCTCATTTTATTTGTAGTCATATAGTGGCGACTGTTTTAAAATTTTCAGATGAAACAAAAGAAATAAAAAACAAAAAAATAAAAAATAAATTTTTGAAATACAGATACAATATAAAAGGAAATAAAGTAGAAGTAGATTATGAAATAGAAATTAAAAATTGGATAAAGGGTTATGGAGAATTAAAGAGCAATATAGAAAAATATTTAGAGAATATGAGTTATAATGAAAGGGCTATTTTGTATGAAATAAAAAAAAATAGAAATTATAAAATAACGTATAAAATAGCTGAAATATTAAAAAAATTAAACATTGAATTAAAGCTAGAATTAGAAAAATATTTAATTTATAAAGAAGAGGATAAAATAGAGATAAAAAAAATTTATGATAAAGTTAGAAATAAAAATATAGTTAAAGTAGAAGATAAAGATATAATTAAATTTAAAGGAAAAGAGATCACTCCTAAGATTATATTTGAAGATTTAATGAAAATATATATTAAAGGGAATGTGAAATTTTCAGAAGAGCTAAAAAAATATGTATTATATGAAGAAGAGGTAAAATATATATTAAATTTTAAAATGCATAAAAAAAGAGTTCTGTTATACCCAGAAATTATAATTGATAATAAAAAGTATAAAAATGAAGAGATATTAAAAATAGATGCAACTTATCACAGGATTTCTGAATATGAATATAGAAGAATTAATATTGATGAGTATAAAGAATATATAGGGTTTCTTAAAAATAAAAATCTGAAATTTACAGGTAAGCTATTTATTTGCGAAAATAGATTTTTTAAAGAAAACTATAATAAAATTAATAAAAATTGGGTTGTGAATGGAATCAACAAAATAAAACTTGAAAAAGAGGTTAAATTAAATTTTAATGATAAAAATACAAGTTTAAAAATAAAATATAAAATAAAAAATAGGGATTTAGAAAATGAAGAGTTATTAAATATAAAAAAATATAATTTTGATGTACAAAATGATAAAATATATTATGTACAACCAAATGGTGAAAATATAGAGAATTATGAATTTTCTGGGACAAAAGAAGAGTTATTGTGTAATGTAGAAAAATTAAAAGATAAATTTAAATTAGATACTGGAAAGATATTTTTTAAAGATATAAAATTAAATAATAGATTAAAATCTTTATTAAGAGATTATCAAAAAGATGGAGTTAAATGGCTAAAATTTTTAGATGAATTTAAATTTTCAGGAATTTTAGCAGATGATATGGGGCTTGGAAAAACAATACAAAGTATAGCTATGATTGATGAGCTTTCTAATAATGAAATGATATTAATAGTTGCACCGAAATCATTAATATATAATTGGAAAGAAGAGATAGAAAAATTTTTGCCAAGTATAAATGATAAAGTTGTAATATATGATGGAGGAATTGGAAAGAGGAAAAAGATTTTTGAAGAAATAAAAAAATCTAGTGTAATCTTAACATCATATAGCATTTTGAGAAAAGATTTTGAAAAGTTTGAAGAGTTTGAATTTAGATATATGATACTGGATGAAGCGCAACATATAAAAAATAGGAATACTGTTATTTATAAAGCAATAAGTAAAATAAAAAGTCACACAAAATTAGCATTAACAGGAACACCTATTGAAAATTCAATAAAAGAATTATGGACAATTTTTGAATTTTTAATGCCAGGATATTTAGGACGTTATGAACAATATAATACAAAAGAAGGAATGGAATATTTAAAATATAAACTGGCACCCTTTATACTTCGAAGGGAAAAAGTAGATGTTTTAAAAGAGTTACCAGAAAAAATAGAACAAATAGTAAAAGTAGAGTTTTCGGACAAGCAAAGAGATTATTATGAACATATATTAGAAAATATGAGAAATAAAGTATATGATAGTATTGAAGAAAAAGGTTTTTCAAAATCATATTTTACAATTTTATCAGCGATTACATATTTGAGAGAGATATGTAATCATCCTAAACTTATAGAGGGAGGGAAAGATATTCCTTCGGGAAAATTTGAATTATTAAAAGAATTAATTGATGAAGCAATTGAAGGAAATCATAAAATTTTAATTTTTAGTCAATTTGTAAAAATGCTAGAAATTGTAAAAAGTCATTTGGAACATAAAAAAATAAAATTTGAAATTTTAACAGGTCAAACCAAAGAAAGAGGAGAAACAGTAAAGAGATTTAATACAGATGAAACTATAAAAATATTTTTAATTAGTTTAAAAGCTGGTGGGGTTGGGTTAAATTTAACTTCTGCTGATACAGTAATACATATAGATCCTTGGTGGAATCCTATGACTGAAAATCAAGCTACAGATAGAGTATATAGAATAGGGCAAACTAGAAATGTAAATGTATATAAGCTGATAGTTAAAAAATCTATTGAAGAAAAAATATTGAAAATTCAAAATAGGAAGAAAGAACTTTTTGATACTATAATAAGTGGAAATAAAGAGGCTACAGGTAGGTTAACCATAGAGGATTTAAAAGATATTTTAGAATAA
- a CDS encoding YbaB/EbfC family nucleoid-associated protein has product MVRKLKSKESNGGGNSKNLIKQAQEMQKKMLLVQESLKEKEIEASVGGGAVVAKVNGQKELIGIELSKDIVDPEDIEMLQDLIVSAVKEAMRQAEEMAEKEMGKVTGGLDIPGLI; this is encoded by the coding sequence ATGGTAAGAAAATTAAAATCAAAAGAAAGTAATGGTGGAGGGAACTCTAAAAATTTAATAAAGCAAGCACAAGAAATGCAAAAGAAGATGCTTTTGGTTCAAGAATCACTAAAGGAAAAAGAGATAGAAGCTTCAGTTGGCGGTGGAGCTGTTGTAGCAAAAGTTAATGGTCAAAAAGAATTAATAGGGATTGAATTATCGAAAGATATAGTTGATCCAGAAGATATTGAAATGCTACAAGATTTAATAGTTTCTGCTGTAAAAGAAGCAATGAGACAAGCAGAAGAAATGGCAGAAAAAGAGATGGGCAAAGTTACAGGTGGACTTGATATACCAGGATTAATTTAA